Within Corynebacterium timonense, the genomic segment TGGTAGACGGGCAATTTCGAGTTGATCGCCGGGATGGTCACCTGGCTCATCGCAGGGAATCCAGACAGTTGACTGAGGTAGTGCTGGTATTCCCCGTTGTCTTTGCTCACGCGGGCTAGCCACGGGTCGAGAATCGGACCGTCAGTGTGCTCTTCGTTGTACACGCGTGCGTCGACAAGCGAGCGCTGGATGAACTCGGGCTCGTTAGCCTTTTGCTCCTCCATAATGTCGTGGTACTGCTGGGCGACGCCGCGCTGCACGTGGTTGTTCCACTGCGACGCCACGACGGGATACAGCATCACGATTAAGCCAAGAACGACCAAGAGTGCGGGCACCACGATGCGACGTAGCGCGGACTGCTTAACTGCCGCGGTGCGGTGCCTCCCTCCGGCGCGGCCGCTGGGGAATGTGGTGCTCATGCGTACTCCTGGTTGTGTTGGTTGATGTGTTCAGTTGTAGGAAAAGTGCCGGGGTGCCTCCCCGGATGAGGGGGGCCACAGGAGCGTGGCCCCTCGCAACGCGTCAGCCGTGAAAGGCCAAAACGCTACCTTTAGGCCTCAGCGGAGTTTCGGCGAGCGGCATACACACCGCCACCGACGATGCCAGCGCCGAGGAGCAGAAGCAGAGCAACACCCGCGCCACCGGTGGCCGGAAGTGTCGGGGTACCGGTCTGGACGTTAGCAACCTCAATGGTCTTCAGGGGAACGGTCTGCCCCGCCGCGTGGGTCTCGGTGTGCAGCAACTCCACGGCGATCGGCTGGGTCAGCAACTGGAAGCCGGCCGGGGCTTTGGTCTCCACCAGGCAGAAGTTCGGCAGCTTCGCGTCAGCGTTGTTGGCGAAGTCGGTGACGTGCAAACCGTCAATGATGAACTCGCCCTCCGCGTTCGTGACCCACGTGTTGTTGCCACCCACCGTGAGCGGCGTCTCGGTAGCAAGGCCCTCCGTGGTGCAGGCATCAGCCTGGTACAGCTGGAATTCAGCGCCTTGCAGCCTGCGCGATTTGTCACCCTCTGCGTGCTTGATCACCTGCACCCTGGCCAGGTAGGTGACCACCTCATCCTTGGGGGTCTCAAACTCGTGCGTGGCGTCACCCTCCCGGGTGAACCCGGTGGTCTGCGTCTCGTTGACGATCTCACCGTCGCCGTTATCACCGAGCGCCAAGAGCGCCGCGGTGAGGTTCACGACGACAGTGGCACCCGAGTTCGCCGCTAGCAGCGCCCGGCCGGCCTCAGTGAACGCGACCGTCTTCTGCGCCCGGCCGTCCGGGAGGACAGTATCTTCGACTGTGTAGTGAATCCCCTCGACAAGCGCATCATCGCGGCCCTGGATAGTCACCGAACCCACCGTGACATTACCGAGCTCCGTCGTATCGTAACGGTCGTGGATGTGGTACTCACCGAGCGTCTGGCCAGCGGGCACCGCCGGGACGGTCGAACGGATCTGGTAGTTGACCTCATCTCCGACGTTGTCGCCCTTACCGTCGGCTGCATCGACGACGCTCTTTTCGGTCGTCAGCGAGGAGTTCTTGGGGTAGACGACGGGGTCGTAGTTCCACGAGGTACCACCAGCCTCGCCCCGTTGAGTGAAGGGAACGAAGACAATGAAGGCGGGGCCGGACACGATCTGGCCGGGCTGCAGAGTCTGGCCGCCTGCCGTGACGGGGCCGTTGATCGATTCCTGAACCAGGTAGGCGCCAACCGGCAGGTCATCGAACCGCACCTGGCCGTCAGCGCCGGTGTCGCCGGTGCGAGTTACCGTCACGTCCAGGTTTTGTGCAGCTTCTGCCGGGGTCATGGCGGCGAGCTGAGCGAACCCCTCCGGAGTGGTGATGTTGCGGTTGATCTTGGTCGCGGTGAAGGTCACGCCCGCCGCCGGGCTGCCCGACGCATTAGGCTGCTCGACTCCGAGGCCGGGAAGGATCTGCTCGGGGTTCAGGCGCTTGTTGATGGTGATCGAGCCGAGGCGGGCGGGATCGATGTTGGCGGCCGACACGGTCGGCGCTGGGTTGGTGTCCTGCGCGAAAACGACCGGGGCGGTGGCAGCGGCGGTGGACAGAGCGATGCCGGCGGCCGCGCAGGCGGCGACGGTGCGGGACGTTGCGATGAAACGCATGGGAAACTCTCTTTCAAAACGGGAGCGCGGAGTAGCGCTACGGAGGTGGGCCCAAAGGGGAGGGCACGAGGTGCGTGACCTATCGGCATATGTGCACGGTGCGGTCGCGATCTGGGCCCGCTCGGGGCCAGCACGCATGGCTGTGACGCATCATTGTTTTAGCTTTCCTTCCGACGCGCTGTCGCGGCACCTATCAGCACGAGGAGCGCGGAGAGCAGGGCCCAGGGAAGGTACCCATTCCCACCGGTCTTCGGCATATCGCCCTGCCTAAAATCGGCGATGGTGATATACGCGCTGCTTGGCGATGCACCCTCGTGGTCTGGGTCGGTGACGAGGCCAATCGCGTGTAGGCTCTGCGCCACATCAACCCTGGCGTTGCCGTTCTCACCAGTGGTAATGGTGAAAGCGATGGGCTGCGGCAGGAGCGAGTAGCCCAGCGGAGATCGGGTCTCCACAAGGTAGTACTGCGTCCCCTTGCGTAGCCCGGACGCGGAGTAGAAACCGGTGTTTGCGGCGTCCGGCGTGTCCATCACCGCTACGACGCCTCCCTCCGCGTCGCGGACCTCAAAGGCGGCCCCCGCCAGTGGCGTGTTGCGGTTGTCGTTGCCGACCTTTTGGAGCAACAACGTGACCGTTTCATCCCTCACAATTGGGCCGCACGCTCGTCCTTTCACCTCTCCGCCCGGATAGGTCACCTGTGCTTCGTTGAACAATCCCCGGCCCGGCGTGCCAGCCTGGCATTCTGCCGTGGAGAAGTCGGCGGCCGCGGGCGGCGCCGAGTAGCGCAGTGTCACGCGGTACGTATGGGTCGCACCCTTCTCAATCCGCGTATTTTCGACGAGCGGGAACCTGATACTGTTTTGATTCTGCGGTTTGCCAAGGTTGGCCCACCCGCCATCCGGGAAGACAACAATGCCACCTTGGACTTCGACCAATCCCGAGAACCGCGGGGACTCAATGAGACTGTATGTCGTGGCGTTGTTCGGGTCGCGGTTTGTCACCTTGATTTCGTACTGGATGGTCCGGTCCGTGGACCCCGGCACGGGTTGGCTGGAGTCGACCCCGTCGATGACGCCGTCGCCGTTGACGTCTACAACGTTCTTTTCCACGACAACCTCGCACGCCCCGTCAGACGCCGTATTGTTATCGGGCTGAGGGTCGTCCTCGTTGCCGAGCACCGTCGCGGTGTTGGATACGCAGGCATTATTGGACGCGCCGTAGCGTGCCGTCAGGCGAAGCGTAGCTTTCTGGCCGACAGCAAGCGGCCCATGGAGCGCAACGATGGTGTTGCCCACCTGGGATTGAGTCCTCACCCAGCCATCAGTTTCGAACTCCATGCGCACACCCGTATACGTCGACGGGACCTGGTCCGTGACGTTGAAGCCCGAGGACCCGCATGGGCCGTTGTTTGTTACGTTAATTTCCCACGTAGCCACGCCGTTTTCTAGCGCGATCAGGTTCTTTTCAATTGACAGATTCGTATCGTTTACAACCAGTGCGTTCGACGCGGCATCGTTCGACTGCGATGTCGGGGCGGGTGCCTTCGCAATCAGGCGGGCCTTAAAACTATTGGGCTGAGAGTCGTAGATCTCAATCTGGTACGACTCTTGCCGACCATTCAACCCAAACCCTAGGTTTCCGTTCGGGAAGGTCCACGCGGTGCCGTAGATGCCTGTCGGCATGGTGTTGCCCAATGGATCTCTGATCCCGCTCATACTAAACGTGGTCAGGTCGCCGTCGGAGATCCGCGTGCGCTCGATGATGTTCGTGCCGTTGCGGATGCCGTAAATGTAGCCGTCAGAACCGTCGCCGAAAAAGGCATAGTCATTCGCGCGCATGTCGGCGGCGCTGTTGCGATTGGCCCACCACTGCGCGCTGGGGCGCGACAGATCCAGCGTGTAGCGGTCCTTCGTGCCTGAGTCGGAGGAGTTGGAAAAGATGTAGGTGCCGTCCGCCATGATCACGCCGGAGGTAATGCCTCCCCACAGGTCGTTGGGCCAGGTGCCCGGAGTCTGCTGCTGGATACCTTCAATAAAACCGAGGTCTCTCACCGCGCCGTTCACCGGGGAGATGCGGAGGAGGTGGCCAGCTGGGTAGCGCGGGTCCTCGTCGTAGGTGTTGCCCTGCCCGGGCGTAGAGCGAGGGGTCTGGATGCGCCCCTGGCTAATGGCGTAGAGGTACCCGTCGAGCGGGTTGTAGGCCAACGCGTTGTACACCCAATTGGTTACCGGGCCGACGGTTTCGTACCGCGTGCTGCCGTACGTCTGGCGGTACAGCTGGGTTGTATTTCGCGTGTTGAATGTGTTGCCTTGGTCCTGGTGCGCCGAGACGCCCACCCATACGGTGCCGCCGCCCGACGGGCTGCACCGCTGCCCAAAAGCTGGATCCGGGCCGCCATCGGGGATCGGCGCGGAGTGCGCAGTTCCGTCGACCGTCAAACTCGCCTGCGCCGCGTTTGCGGTCGGTGCGCCGCCACCGGAGTTTTGCCACCTGAATTGGAGCCTCGCCGGTGTGTGTGCCGGCACCGGGATCTCTATCGGGTTGTCGTTGGTGTTAAAGAAGGAAACGTTGATTCCGTAGGGGCTTTGCTGTCGGCCGCCGGTCAGGTTCACGGTCACCTCAACCCACACTGGGCCCAGGTTGGCCACGTTGACAAGGTATTGGTAGCCCGCGCGCGTCCCGGAGTACGAGACGGCGACGCTGCGAGTGGCGTCGTTCGTATCCAAAATGCCGTCTATCACCACCCGGAAATAGTCATCGTTCGTCGGAATAATCCCCTTGTTCTGTCCCGCAGGGAAGCGGTAGGAGATCCCGCGAATATCGGCCCCGTTATTTCCGCCCAGCGCGAAATTTTCAGTCCATTCCCTGTTCCCAGACCGTCCTGTCGTGAGCGTGTGCGTGGACGACGCCATGGGACCCGGGTTGTTCGCCCACGGGGACGTATACGTGGGAGTAGCTGCGAATTGCGTCAACTGAGTACCCTGCGGAATCAACGACACAGGCAGACCGGAGCGGATCAGGGCGGCCAGCATCTCGTCCGCAACTGCCGCAGCATCAGCCACCTCCGCCTCTGCGGCGTTGGCCGCGGGATCCTCCGCCGAGCGCGAAGGCTCTGCTCGTTCTTCAGCGGGAGCGGGGGTCTCAGCTGCATCCACGTAGTGGCCGTATACGTCGTAGCTGTAGCGGGAGGCGCCTTCAGCGCTGTCGTCTGTGAAGCTGACCTCCACCTTGTCGCCGTCCCGCAGCGCTAGCGCTGCGCCACCGCCGGCGGGGGCCATGAGGTCAATGGTCAGGGTCTGGCCGCCGTCAAAGCAGGTACGGCACTCGCGGACTCCGTCGCCGGACGAGTCGCCATTACGCACTACTTTCCATGTTCCGTCAAAGTTAGCGGGGAGCGGGGACGAGACCGTGATGCCGGTGACCACGAGCGCCTTTCCAGGCTGAGCATCGAGCGCGGTGAAGGCGACGCGATTCTTGGCAGTACCGAGCACCCGCCGCTTGGTCGAGTCTTTGTAATCGACGCCGACGGTGAGCTTCACGCCCGAGGGTACGCTCGCGCTCGGGGCTGGGGTACTCGGCTGGTACGGCAGGTTCGGAGCTGTGGCTGCGGGGGCTGTCGCCTCCGGCCTCACCTGGTCAGGCGTATCCGCGGGGGTGGGGTCGACCTGTTCGACGGCCGCGGTTGGCTCGCCCGAATTCAGCTCTGGACCCCGGTCTGAAACCGAGAGTGGAGTGTCTGCGTAGGCCGGAACGGCCACAGGCGCGGCGAGGACCGCGGCGACGAGCAGGAGCGCCCTCCAAGCCCGCCCGTGGGGCCGGTCGGTGCTGCGCGGGTCACGAACGCGGGTACGCAAAGCAGAAGCCTTTCCTCACCCTGGCATTTCGCTCCGAAAATACTTCGAACGGGCCATGAGTATCAGAGCATGGTCGGACGAACAGTCGGGTGAACGGCAGGTGAAACGATGGAGTCGAGAAACGATGGCAGCCCCTCATGGTGCTATAGGCTGTACCTATGTTGACCTGACAACCAGCAGGGCTACGCTCAAGTTACCTGACAGGCTTCACAAAGGAAATCGGAAGCACAAAATGTTGAACATGTGCCTACCTTGAACGCTTCCCCCTCGACCGCCGAACATTATCCTCGCAGTTCACCGCATATATGGTCGTTCCTTTATATTCCACCCCCGGTACCCCCGCCCCTCCCCCCGTAGGCGCTCCCTCTCAGCGCTTTTTGCTAGTGGGGCTTCCTCGGGAGGTTGTGAACGAAAAGGGGGGAGCCTCCGGTAGAGGTGTAGGTATCCAGACGAACACCGGTCGCGAGGGCTTCCATGACGCACCGTCACGCACCTTTGCCCCCGGACGACAAAGTAAGGATGCTAGAGCTGGTCATCACCCACGGATGGACGCAGCGCCGAGCCGCCGAACGCTTCCAAGTCTGCTCAGCTACCGTCAACAGGGGGGTGAGCCGGGCCCGCCGCGGCGACGTGCTCACCGACCGCTCCAGCCGGCCCCGCAGCCGTGCGCGCCAGCTGCCGGTGCGCACTCTGCGCCGCATCATCACACCGCGATTGACCCCCGTGGGGCCTGCACCGCATCGGTTACTATCTCGGTGTCGCACGCTACACCACGCCGAAACGAGCCTGCGTCGACCGGGCCACAGGCCTGCCGGTGCGCACAGCACCACCAGTACGCTACGAGCACAGCCAACCCGGCGGACATGATCCATGCAGACAGCAAAAAGCTAGGTCGCATCCCCGACGGCGGGGCTGGCGCGTGCACGGGCGAGGCTTCGCACAGGATCGCCGGGCGGGTCGCCAGCGCAGCAAAGCGCATCGTTGCGGTGCGCCCGCCGGACGCGGGTACTCCTATCTGCATCACGCCGTGGATAACTACTCACGGATGGTGTCCTCGGAGATCCTTTCTGACGAGAAGCAGATACCGCGGCCGGGTTTATGCGGTATGCCTGTGCGTTCTTTTCCGCCTACGGTGTCGAGGTCACACGGGTGATGACCGGCAGCGGTGCCTGCTACCGTTCCAAAGCGTCCGACGCTTCCCTGGGTGCGGTTAAGCATGTTGACACCAAGCCGTACCGGCCGCAGACGTATACGGAATTCATCCACGACTACAACTACCATCGAGCCCACACCGCCACCGGTGGCCTCACCCCCGCACAACCCGTTCACAACGTCACGGGAAAGTGCACCTACCGCTCGAGCCACTCCGAACGAAACAGGCCGTGCCGCGAGCAGGCGGCCTCCCAGCCGAAGGGGTTGATTTTGACCACCATGCGCCGCTGGCAGAGCGGGCAGATGCGCGGGGCGTCGTAGGGGCGGTCGTCGCGCACGGCGAAGCTCACCGAGCCGGACAAGATGGCGTCGGCAAGCTCAGTGCTGTTTGGGATCTTCACGGCCTTAGAGGGCCTTGATCGTCTCTTCGATGGGGGTGATCCCCAGGTTGCGGCGCGGGGCGATCTTGTCCACCAGGGCGCGGTCACGCTCGATCGGGCGGCCCAGGGTGGTCAGGTAGTTGCCGCCGATGATGGCGTTAGCGCCGCCGAGGAGGCCGGCTTCGGTTCCGTCGTCGCCAAGCGCGAGCTCCGTGCCGCCCGCGAACCGCAGCTGCGCAGTGGGCATGGCCAGGCGGAACGCGGCGACCGCGCGCAGCGCCTCGCCCTGCGGGACGAGCGGGCGATCGGCGAACGGGGTGCCCGGGCGCGGGTCGAGGAAGTTCATGGGCACCTCGTGCGGCTCCACCGCGGCAAGCTGCGTGGCAAACTCCGCGCGCTGCTCCAGGGTCTCGCCGAGGCCGATGATGCCGCCGCAGCAGGTCTCCATGCCCTCGGCGCGAACGAACTCAAGGGTGTTCTTGCGGTCCTGCCACGTGTGGGTGGTGACCACGTTGGGGAAGAAGGACCGGGCCGTTTCAAAGTTGTGGTTGTAGCGACTCACGCCCATCGCGCGCAGCTGGGCCGCCTGCTCGCGGGTGAGGATGCCCAAGGAGGCCGAGATGGAGATATCGACCTCGGCGGTGATCGCGGTGATGGCCTCGCGCACCTGGTCCAGGAGGTTCTGGGTGGGGCCTTTCACGGCGGCGACGATGCAGAACTCGCTGGCGCCCATCTTTTCGGACTGCTTCGCGGCCTCGACCAGCTCGGCGATGTTCAGCGTCACCGAGCGCACGGGCGACTCGAACAGGCCGGACTGGGAGCAGAAGTGGCAGTCCTCGGGGCAGCCGCCGGTCTTGAGCGAGATGATTCCCTCCAGGCTCACCTCCACGCCGCAGTGGCGGATGCGGACCTGGTGCGCGAGGTCGAGCAGGTCCTGCAGGTGCTCGTCGGGGATGGTGAGGACCTCCAGCAGCTCAGCCTCCGAGAGGCCTTCGCCGCCCTCGAGGACTTTGGTGCGGGCGATGTCGAGGATAGGTGCAGACATGTGTTGAACTCCGTTCAGTCGAGGTGGCAACACTATACCCCACCGCCTGAACGGCGTTCAGGAGCACTCGACGCGGCGCGCGGTACGGTCGAGGCATGGCCACTTCACTCACAGACTCCTCGCTCGC encodes:
- a CDS encoding SpaH/EbpB family LPXTG-anchored major pilin, with protein sequence MRFIATSRTVAACAAAGIALSTAAATAPVVFAQDTNPAPTVSAANIDPARLGSITINKRLNPEQILPGLGVEQPNASGSPAAGVTFTATKINRNITTPEGFAQLAAMTPAEAAQNLDVTVTRTGDTGADGQVRFDDLPVGAYLVQESINGPVTAGGQTLQPGQIVSGPAFIVFVPFTQRGEAGGTSWNYDPVVYPKNSSLTTEKSVVDAADGKGDNVGDEVNYQIRSTVPAVPAGQTLGEYHIHDRYDTTELGNVTVGSVTIQGRDDALVEGIHYTVEDTVLPDGRAQKTVAFTEAGRALLAANSGATVVVNLTAALLALGDNGDGEIVNETQTTGFTREGDATHEFETPKDEVVTYLARVQVIKHAEGDKSRRLQGAEFQLYQADACTTEGLATETPLTVGGNNTWVTNAEGEFIIDGLHVTDFANNADAKLPNFCLVETKAPAGFQLLTQPIAVELLHTETHAAGQTVPLKTIEVANVQTGTPTLPATGGAGVALLLLLGAGIVGGGVYAARRNSAEA
- a CDS encoding DUF6923 family protein, encoding MKLTVGVDYKDSTKRRVLGTAKNRVAFTALDAQPGKALVVTGITVSSPLPANFDGTWKVVRNGDSSGDGVRECRTCFDGGQTLTIDLMAPAGGGAALALRDGDKVEVSFTDDSAEGASRYSYDVYGHYVDAAETPAPAEERAEPSRSAEDPAANAAEAEVADAAAVADEMLAALIRSGLPVSLIPQGTQLTQFAATPTYTSPWANNPGPMASSTHTLTTGRSGNREWTENFALGGNNGADIRGISYRFPAGQNKGIIPTNDDYFRVVIDGILDTNDATRSVAVSYSGTRAGYQYLVNVANLGPVWVEVTVNLTGGRQQSPYGINVSFFNTNDNPIEIPVPAHTPARLQFRWQNSGGGAPTANAAQASLTVDGTAHSAPIPDGGPDPAFGQRCSPSGGGTVWVGVSAHQDQGNTFNTRNTTQLYRQTYGSTRYETVGPVTNWVYNALAYNPLDGYLYAISQGRIQTPRSTPGQGNTYDEDPRYPAGHLLRISPVNGAVRDLGFIEGIQQQTPGTWPNDLWGGITSGVIMADGTYIFSNSSDSGTKDRYTLDLSRPSAQWWANRNSAADMRANDYAFFGDGSDGYIYGIRNGTNIIERTRISDGDLTTFSMSGIRDPLGNTMPTGIYGTAWTFPNGNLGFGLNGRQESYQIEIYDSQPNSFKARLIAKAPAPTSQSNDAASNALVVNDTNLSIEKNLIALENGVATWEINVTNNGPCGSSGFNVTDQVPSTYTGVRMEFETDGWVRTQSQVGNTIVALHGPLAVGQKATLRLTARYGASNNACVSNTATVLGNEDDPQPDNNTASDGACEVVVEKNVVDVNGDGVIDGVDSSQPVPGSTDRTIQYEIKVTNRDPNNATTYSLIESPRFSGLVEVQGGIVVFPDGGWANLGKPQNQNSIRFPLVENTRIEKGATHTYRVTLRYSAPPAAADFSTAECQAGTPGRGLFNEAQVTYPGGEVKGRACGPIVRDETVTLLLQKVGNDNRNTPLAGAAFEVRDAEGGVVAVMDTPDAANTGFYSASGLRKGTQYYLVETRSPLGYSLLPQPIAFTITTGENGNARVDVAQSLHAIGLVTDPDHEGASPSSAYITIADFRQGDMPKTGGNGYLPWALLSALLVLIGAATARRKES
- the bioB gene encoding biotin synthase BioB, with translation MSAPILDIARTKVLEGGEGLSEAELLEVLTIPDEHLQDLLDLAHQVRIRHCGVEVSLEGIISLKTGGCPEDCHFCSQSGLFESPVRSVTLNIAELVEAAKQSEKMGASEFCIVAAVKGPTQNLLDQVREAITAITAEVDISISASLGILTREQAAQLRAMGVSRYNHNFETARSFFPNVVTTHTWQDRKNTLEFVRAEGMETCCGGIIGLGETLEQRAEFATQLAAVEPHEVPMNFLDPRPGTPFADRPLVPQGEALRAVAAFRLAMPTAQLRFAGGTELALGDDGTEAGLLGGANAIIGGNYLTTLGRPIERDRALVDKIAPRRNLGITPIEETIKAL